Proteins found in one Pontibacter sp. SGAir0037 genomic segment:
- a CDS encoding peptidase-C39 like family protein: MIPIKIHTQPDDSTCGPTSLHAVYRYFKDNISLSDVIKEVPSLDEGGTLEVLLACHALQRGYHARIYTYNLHIFDPTWFTLDNDGIIAKLEAQLQVKSGSKFLRATRAYIDFLHLGGELKCTDLTKGLLKDYFERQIPLLTGLSATYLYQSAREFGNEQGDSVYDDVRGYPMGHFVVLCGFADDQKRIVVADPYQENPYFKNNYYEVSASRLLNSIMLGMATYDANLLAITPGSNKTNID, from the coding sequence GTGATTCCTATCAAGATTCATACCCAGCCAGACGACTCAACCTGCGGGCCCACCAGCCTGCATGCTGTTTACCGGTATTTTAAAGACAACATTTCCCTAAGCGATGTTATAAAAGAAGTACCGTCTCTTGATGAGGGTGGTACGCTGGAAGTGCTGCTGGCCTGCCACGCGCTGCAAAGAGGCTATCATGCCAGGATTTATACCTATAACCTGCACATTTTCGACCCGACCTGGTTTACGCTGGATAACGATGGCATTATTGCAAAACTTGAAGCACAGTTACAGGTAAAGAGCGGAAGCAAGTTTCTTCGCGCCACCCGTGCCTATATTGATTTCCTGCACCTGGGCGGGGAGCTCAAATGCACCGATCTGACGAAAGGCTTATTAAAGGATTATTTCGAAAGACAGATTCCGCTACTCACCGGCCTGAGCGCTACCTATCTGTATCAGAGTGCCCGTGAGTTTGGCAACGAACAGGGAGATTCTGTGTACGATGATGTAAGAGGTTATCCGATGGGCCATTTTGTGGTTTTGTGTGGTTTCGCCGACGACCAGAAGCGGATTGTTGTCGCTGATCCATACCAGGAAAACCCTTATTTTAAAAACAATTACTATGAAGTAAGCGCTTCGCGCCTGCTCAATTCTATCATGCTGGGCATGGCCACCTACGATGCCAATTTACTGGCCATAACGCCTGGCAGCAACAAAACCAACATAGATTAA
- a CDS encoding RimK family protein has protein sequence MRKIVVVDYLKDWDEATEDVEVVEAQQYLTDTTYTDIKNARIFNLCRSYRYQSAGYYVSLLAEARGHKAIPSVTTMQDLKSPTIVRAITVELNELIQKSLKGLKSDTFTLSIYFGQNLAEKYDKLCKQLHDLFQAPLLRAQFVHKEEWVLQSISAVPVNEVPASHCRYLPGFAKVYFARHRFSGARVSKKVYDLAILVDPQEKAPPSNEKALQYFVEAAEQQGFYTELITKDDYRRLAEFDALFIRETTAVNHHTYKFARKASADGMVVIDDPVSILRCTNKVYLAELLTKAKVPVPKTMIIHKDNRDQVEQELGLPCVLKKPDSSFSQGVVKAKDTESLQKQLDEMLADSELIIGQEFTPTEFDWRIGIIDKQPLYACKYFMAKDHWQIYNWEGKKKQDEEGDDEVVPFEEVPFNVLHTALKAASLIGDGLYGVDIKEIDGEAYVIEINDNPSIDAGCEDKILKKDLYAAIIKSIRRRIDQHKNGKTDE, from the coding sequence ATGCGAAAAATTGTAGTTGTCGATTATCTCAAGGATTGGGATGAGGCAACAGAGGATGTGGAGGTAGTGGAAGCGCAGCAATACTTAACCGATACCACTTATACTGACATAAAGAATGCCCGTATTTTTAACCTGTGCCGCTCGTACAGGTACCAGAGTGCCGGCTATTATGTCTCGCTGCTGGCTGAGGCCAGAGGGCACAAGGCTATCCCCAGCGTAACCACCATGCAGGATTTGAAAAGCCCTACCATTGTGCGTGCCATCACAGTTGAGTTAAACGAACTGATACAGAAAAGTTTGAAAGGGTTGAAATCTGACACCTTTACCCTGAGCATCTATTTTGGCCAGAACCTGGCAGAGAAATACGACAAGCTTTGCAAACAACTACACGACCTTTTTCAGGCACCTTTGCTGCGGGCGCAGTTTGTGCATAAAGAAGAGTGGGTGCTCCAAAGCATTTCGGCTGTACCCGTTAACGAAGTACCTGCCTCGCACTGCCGCTACCTGCCAGGTTTTGCAAAGGTTTACTTCGCCCGCCACCGCTTTTCAGGCGCAAGGGTATCCAAAAAGGTATACGATCTGGCCATATTGGTTGATCCGCAGGAGAAAGCACCTCCCTCCAACGAAAAAGCGCTGCAGTATTTTGTAGAGGCGGCGGAGCAGCAGGGGTTCTATACCGAGCTCATCACAAAAGACGACTACCGCAGGTTAGCAGAGTTTGATGCGCTGTTCATTCGTGAGACAACAGCTGTAAACCATCACACCTATAAATTTGCACGCAAAGCCTCCGCCGACGGCATGGTGGTGATAGACGATCCGGTTTCCATTCTGCGCTGCACCAATAAAGTGTACCTGGCAGAGCTGCTCACAAAAGCCAAAGTACCTGTTCCCAAAACCATGATCATTCATAAAGATAACCGCGACCAGGTAGAACAGGAGTTGGGATTGCCTTGCGTGCTTAAAAAACCGGACAGTTCTTTTTCGCAGGGTGTGGTAAAGGCCAAGGATACAGAAAGCCTTCAGAAGCAGCTGGATGAAATGCTGGCAGACTCAGAACTGATTATCGGTCAGGAGTTTACACCAACTGAATTCGACTGGCGCATCGGCATCATTGATAAGCAACCGCTATATGCCTGCAAGTATTTTATGGCCAAAGACCATTGGCAGATCTACAACTGGGAGGGCAAAAAGAAGCAGGACGAAGAGGGCGATGACGAAGTGGTGCCTTTCGAAGAAGTGCCTTTTAACGTGCTGCATACAGCCTTAAAAGCTGCAAGCCTGATCGGCGACGGGCTTTACGGCGTAGATATCAAAGAAATAGACGGAGAGGCCTACGTGATCGAGATAAACGACAACCCAAGTATTGATGCAGGTTGTGAAGATAAAATACTCAAAAAAGATCTTTATGCCGCCATTATAAAATCGATCAGGAGAAGAATAGACCAACACAAAAACGGGAAAACAGATGAGTAA